One Cuculus canorus isolate bCucCan1 chromosome 2, bCucCan1.pri, whole genome shotgun sequence genomic region harbors:
- the GEM gene encoding GTP-binding protein GEM, which translates to MTLNNVTMRRTHNSSLQQQQRWSIPADGKNLLVQKDSNEYNPQKRYTISPDEYYRRSWSSESSDSVISSESCSNCYRVVLIGEHGVGKSSLANIFAGVHDSIDSDCEVLGEDTYERTLMVDGEGATIILIDMWDNKREGEWIRDHCMQVGDAYLIVYSITDRASFEKASELRIQLRRARQKEDIPIILVGNKSDLVRCREVSVAEGRACAVVFDCKFIETSAAVQHNVKELFEGIVRQVRLRRDSKEKNEKRLAYQKRRESIPKKARRFWGKIVAKNNKNMAFKLKSKSCHDLSVL; encoded by the exons ATGACCCTCAACAACGTTACTATGCGTCGCACCCATaacagcagcctgcagcagcagcagcgatgGAGCATCCCTGCTGATGGAAAGAATCTGCTGGTCCAGAAAGACTCCAATGAGTACAACCCACAGAAGCGATACACCATTAGTCCTGATGAATATTACAGAAGGAGTTGGTCCTCAGAGTCGTCCGACTCTGTCATCTCCTCTGAGTCCTGCAGTAACTGCTACCGGGTGGTGCTGATTGGGGAGCACGGCGTAGGCAAGTCTTCGCTAGCAAACATCTTTGCAGGAGTGCATGACAGCATCGACAGTGACTGCGAGGTGCTGGGAG AAGACACGTATGAAAGAACCCTGATGGTGGACGGGGAAGGTGCAACCATCATACTGATTGACATGTGGGATAATAAG CGTGAGGGAGAATGGATTCGAGACCACTGCATGCAAGTGGGAGATGCCTACTTGATTGTCTACTCCATCACAGACCGAGCAAGCTTTGAGAAGGCCTCTGAACTCCGAATACAATTGCGCAGGGCACGCCAGAAAGAAGACATCCCAATCATTTTAGTTGGCAACAAAAGTGACCTTGTCAGGTGCCGTGAAGTTTCAGTGGCAG AGGGACGAGCCTGCGCTGTTGTGTTTGACTGCAAATTCATTGAGACCTCAGCAGCTGTACAGCACAATGTGAAAGAGCTCTTTGAAGGCATTGTGCGGCAAGTCCGGCTCCGGAGggacagcaaggaaaagaatgagaagCGGCTGGCATACCAGAAACGGAGAGAGAGCATTCCTAAGAAAGCCAGGCGATTTTGGGGCAAAATAGTCGCCAAGAACAACAAGAACATGGCCTTCAAACTCAAGTCCAAGTCTTGCCACGACCTATCAGTACTTTAG